One segment of Pelomicrobium methylotrophicum DNA contains the following:
- a CDS encoding methanol/ethanol family PQQ-dependent dehydrogenase: MRAKFKWPLALMALAAPGLAVANAELAKLQKDPKQWVMPAGNFYNWRYSELKQINKDNVKNLRVAWTFSTGVLRGHEGGPLVIGDTLYLHTPFPNKVFAISLDDYSIKWKYEPKQDPSVIPVMCCDTVNRGLAYAEGKIFLQQADTTLVALDAKTGKVIWKAVNGNPKIGETNTNAPHVFKDKVFTGISGGEFGVRGFMAAYDINTGKLVWKCYSTGPDDEMCFDPDKTMTWTNGKMAPVGKDSSLKTWQGDQWKIGGGTTWGWYSYDPELNLMYYGSGNPSTWNPSQRPGDNKWSMTIFARDVDTGKAKWVYQMTPHDEWDYDGVNEMILADITVKGKKRKALVHFDRNGFAYTLDRVTGELLVAEKYDPKVNWATHVDMKTGRPQVVAKYATSKHTSPDRGPDINVKGICPAALGSKDQQPAAFNPKNGLFYVPTNHVCMDYEPFKVEYVAGQPYVGATLSMYPAPDSHGGMGNFIIWDADKGKIVASKPEKFSVWSGALVTAGDVAFYGTLDGYIKAVDTKDLKELWKFKTPSGIIGNITTWEYKGKQYIGVLSGIGGWAGIGLAAGLEKDTDGLGAVGGYKELARYTDLGGVLTVFSLP, encoded by the coding sequence ATGAGAGCAAAATTCAAATGGCCGCTGGCCCTGATGGCCCTGGCCGCGCCGGGGCTGGCAGTGGCGAATGCGGAGCTCGCAAAGCTTCAGAAGGATCCCAAGCAGTGGGTCATGCCGGCAGGGAACTTCTATAACTGGCGCTACAGCGAGCTCAAGCAGATCAACAAAGATAACGTCAAGAACTTGCGGGTGGCCTGGACTTTCTCCACCGGCGTGTTGCGGGGGCACGAAGGGGGGCCGCTCGTGATCGGCGACACCTTGTACCTCCATACGCCTTTCCCCAACAAGGTGTTCGCCATCAGCCTTGACGACTACAGCATCAAGTGGAAGTACGAGCCCAAGCAGGACCCAAGCGTCATCCCGGTGATGTGCTGTGACACGGTGAACCGGGGTCTTGCCTACGCAGAAGGCAAGATTTTCCTGCAGCAGGCCGATACGACCCTGGTGGCCCTGGACGCCAAGACCGGCAAGGTGATCTGGAAAGCGGTCAACGGCAATCCCAAGATCGGTGAGACCAACACCAACGCGCCCCACGTGTTCAAGGACAAGGTTTTCACCGGCATCTCGGGCGGCGAGTTCGGGGTCCGGGGCTTCATGGCGGCCTACGACATCAACACCGGCAAGCTGGTGTGGAAGTGCTACAGCACCGGTCCTGACGACGAGATGTGCTTTGACCCCGACAAAACCATGACCTGGACCAACGGCAAGATGGCGCCGGTGGGAAAGGACTCGTCGCTTAAGACTTGGCAGGGCGACCAGTGGAAGATCGGGGGCGGCACCACGTGGGGCTGGTATAGCTACGATCCGGAGCTCAACCTCATGTACTACGGTTCGGGCAACCCCAGCACCTGGAACCCGTCGCAGCGCCCCGGGGATAACAAGTGGTCCATGACCATCTTTGCCCGCGACGTGGACACCGGCAAAGCCAAGTGGGTCTATCAGATGACTCCCCACGACGAGTGGGACTATGACGGCGTCAATGAGATGATCCTCGCCGACATCACGGTGAAGGGCAAGAAGCGTAAAGCGCTGGTGCACTTCGACCGCAATGGCTTTGCTTACACGCTGGACCGCGTAACCGGCGAGCTGCTGGTGGCCGAGAAGTACGACCCGAAGGTGAACTGGGCGACCCACGTGGACATGAAGACGGGCCGTCCGCAGGTGGTGGCGAAGTACGCGACCTCCAAGCATACGTCTCCGGATCGCGGCCCGGACATCAACGTGAAAGGAATCTGCCCGGCGGCCTTGGGCAGCAAGGACCAGCAGCCGGCGGCCTTCAACCCGAAGAATGGCCTGTTCTACGTGCCCACTAACCATGTGTGCATGGACTACGAGCCGTTCAAGGTGGAATACGTGGCGGGCCAGCCCTACGTCGGAGCGACCTTGTCCATGTACCCGGCGCCCGACAGCCATGGCGGCATGGGCAACTTCATCATCTGGGATGCCGACAAGGGCAAGATCGTGGCTTCCAAGCCCGAGAAATTCTCGGTGTGGAGCGGCGCGCTGGTGACCGCGGGCGACGTGGCCTTCTACGGCACGCTCGACGGCTATATCAAGGCCGTGGACACCAAGGACCTGAAGGAGCTGTGGAAGTTCAAAACGCCTTCCGGCATCATCGGCAACATCACCACCTGGGAGTACAAGGGCAAGCAGTACATCGGCGTGCTCTCGGGCATCGGCGGTTGGGCCGGCATCGGGCTGGCGGCAGGCCTGGAGAAGGACACCGACGGCCTGGGCGCCGTGGGCGGCTATAAGGAACTTGCCCGCTACACCGACTTGGGCGGCGTTCTGACGGTCTTCTCCCTGCCGTGA
- a CDS encoding DUF3280 domain-containing protein, producing the protein MTMSWIRRVRKAALAALAVTPLFLGSSATAAPGPATKSIAVLDFELIDDTADKASVPAQMERLKMISQQLREELEREGLCRVVDNAPAVELIRRLRASQELHQCNGCELDIAKALGAELVAVTWVQKVSNLILNINLEIKDVATGATRLTKSVDIRGNTDTSWRRGISYLVRDMREKGQGCR; encoded by the coding sequence ATGACGATGTCATGGATACGGCGCGTTCGTAAGGCGGCCCTTGCTGCGCTGGCAGTGACGCCGCTCTTCCTGGGCTCCAGCGCCACCGCCGCCCCAGGGCCGGCGACGAAATCGATCGCGGTTCTGGATTTCGAGCTCATCGACGACACCGCAGACAAGGCGTCCGTGCCCGCCCAGATGGAGCGGCTCAAGATGATCTCCCAGCAATTGCGCGAGGAGCTCGAGCGGGAAGGATTGTGCCGGGTGGTGGACAACGCCCCGGCGGTGGAGTTGATCCGCCGCCTCCGCGCCTCCCAGGAGCTGCACCAGTGCAATGGCTGCGAGCTCGACATCGCCAAGGCGCTGGGCGCCGAGCTGGTGGCGGTCACCTGGGTGCAGAAGGTGAGCAACCTGATCCTCAACATCAACCTGGAGATCAAGGACGTCGCCACGGGGGCCACGCGCCTCACCAAGTCCGTGGACATCCGCGGCAACACCGATACTTCCTGGCGCCGCGGCATCTCCTACCTGGTGCGGGACATGCGCGAGAAGGGGCAAGGTTGCCGCTGA
- a CDS encoding c-type cytochrome — MRGKIVVAAVLVMGFLGSLKAAGGAAETKSEGKPLYRVEGNKVDPDTLAGWKTWRALACERCHGARQEGMVGPSLIESLKVLTKEQFKETLLNGRPERGMPGFANSQTVTENIDNLYAYLKGRSDGKIPPGRLEELK; from the coding sequence ATGAGAGGAAAAATCGTAGTGGCAGCGGTACTGGTCATGGGTTTTTTGGGAAGTCTCAAGGCGGCCGGCGGGGCGGCGGAAACCAAAAGCGAAGGTAAGCCCCTCTACCGCGTCGAGGGTAACAAGGTCGATCCCGATACCCTCGCCGGATGGAAGACGTGGCGGGCGCTCGCGTGTGAGCGTTGCCATGGCGCCCGGCAGGAGGGAATGGTCGGCCCTTCCTTGATCGAGAGTCTGAAAGTGCTGACCAAGGAGCAGTTCAAGGAGACGTTGCTCAACGGGCGTCCGGAGCGGGGGATGCCGGGCTTTGCCAACAGCCAGACGGTGACCGAGAACATCGACAACCTTTACGCGTACCTGAAAGGACGCTCCGATGGCAAGATCCCTCCTGGCCGGCTCGAAGAGCTGAAATGA
- a CDS encoding quinoprotein dehydrogenase-associated SoxYZ-like carrier — MRPLRFAPGLTLVLALTLTGLAQAADTAPDPDTEIWRKVKSALFGDRPVSTDAAAVIQLEAPARAEDAATVPIALKTRLPQRPERYIQRVYLIIDKNPSPLAAVFHFSPEAGRADLETRVRIEEYTHIRAVAELSDGRLYATTRYIKASGGCSAPASKDPAAALARLGKMKFRMDAPVALHQPNLVQLMISHPNHSGLAMDQLTRLYTPAHYVRQVTVTYAGKPVLTAEVDFSISENPNFRFYFVPRESGELKAEVVDSKDLRFETSVLIRPGMAVGS; from the coding sequence ATGCGCCCATTGCGTTTCGCGCCCGGGCTGACCCTCGTCCTCGCGCTCACGTTGACGGGACTCGCCCAGGCCGCCGACACCGCCCCGGACCCGGACACCGAAATCTGGCGCAAAGTGAAAAGCGCCCTCTTCGGCGACCGCCCCGTCTCCACCGACGCGGCGGCGGTGATCCAACTCGAAGCCCCCGCCCGGGCCGAAGACGCGGCCACCGTGCCGATCGCCCTCAAGACCCGGTTGCCCCAGCGGCCGGAGCGGTACATCCAGCGCGTCTACCTCATCATCGACAAGAACCCTTCGCCGCTTGCGGCCGTGTTCCACTTCTCGCCCGAAGCCGGCCGGGCCGACCTGGAGACGCGGGTGCGTATCGAGGAATATACCCATATCCGGGCGGTGGCCGAGCTGAGCGATGGCAGGCTCTACGCGACGACGCGCTACATCAAGGCCTCGGGCGGCTGCTCGGCGCCGGCCAGCAAGGACCCGGCCGCGGCCCTCGCGCGCCTTGGCAAGATGAAATTCCGGATGGACGCGCCCGTGGCCCTGCACCAGCCGAACCTGGTGCAGCTCATGATCAGTCATCCCAACCATTCGGGGCTCGCCATGGACCAGCTCACGCGGCTTTATACCCCGGCTCACTACGTGCGGCAGGTCACCGTGACCTACGCGGGCAAGCCGGTGCTCACCGCGGAAGTGGACTTTTCCATCAGCGAAAACCCCAACTTCCGCTTCTACTTCGTGCCCCGGGAATCGGGAGAGCTCAAGGCGGAGGTGGTGGACTCCAAGGACCTCAGGTTCGAAACCAGCGTCTTGATCCGACCAGGGATGGCGGTCGGTTCCTAG
- a CDS encoding MBL fold metallo-hydrolase, with the protein MKPHAPSTPRAFARRLAILTIVAVLLALAAPRPAAAQTLNPEPVAPEVYAFVGALAEPAPENRGFVANQGFIVGDTGVIVIDTGASHAHGEAMLAAIRRVTDKPVVLVINTHPGAERVLGNSAFAALGVPILAHRDAARFMAANCRTCLENLNTVLGEALMAGTTIAAPTALVDGTTTLKIAGRTLEVLHFGWTRAGDVAVFDRASGALFTGDLVCLDRVPQVRDAHLDNWLAALEALRRLPIRVLVPGRGPISSPQRITEVQTYLEDLRAAVQARYDRGDSLSEAIDNASVHAFRGWALYPLLHPGNVHHLYLELERQALER; encoded by the coding sequence TTGAAGCCCCACGCCCCCTCCACCCCCCGCGCCTTCGCCCGACGCCTCGCGATCCTCACGATCGTCGCCGTGCTGCTCGCCTTGGCTGCGCCGCGTCCGGCGGCTGCGCAAACCTTAAACCCCGAGCCGGTGGCGCCCGAGGTGTACGCCTTCGTCGGCGCTTTGGCCGAGCCCGCGCCGGAAAATCGCGGCTTCGTCGCCAATCAGGGATTCATCGTCGGCGACACCGGCGTCATCGTCATCGACACCGGCGCGAGCCATGCCCACGGCGAAGCGATGCTCGCCGCCATCCGGCGGGTGACGGACAAGCCGGTGGTGCTGGTCATCAACACCCACCCCGGCGCGGAGCGGGTGCTTGGAAACAGCGCCTTCGCCGCCCTGGGCGTGCCCATCCTCGCCCATCGGGACGCCGCCCGCTTCATGGCGGCGAACTGCCGGACCTGCCTCGAGAACTTGAACACCGTGTTGGGGGAGGCGCTCATGGCCGGCACGACGATCGCGGCGCCGACCGCCCTGGTGGACGGAACCACCACACTGAAGATCGCCGGCCGGACGCTGGAGGTGCTTCACTTCGGCTGGACTCGCGCCGGCGACGTGGCGGTGTTCGACCGGGCCAGCGGCGCGCTCTTCACGGGCGACCTGGTGTGCCTGGACCGCGTGCCGCAGGTGCGTGATGCGCACCTGGACAACTGGCTCGCCGCCCTCGAGGCGCTGCGGCGTCTGCCTATCCGCGTCTTGGTGCCTGGCCGCGGCCCGATATCCTCGCCGCAACGCATCACTGAAGTGCAGACCTACCTCGAAGACTTGCGCGCCGCCGTGCAAGCGCGCTATGACCGGGGAGACAGCCTCAGCGAGGCGATCGACAACGCGTCGGTCCACGCTTTCCGCGGCTGGGCCCTCTATCCTCTCCTCCATCCCGGCAACGTGCATCACCTGTATCTGGAACTGGAAAGGCAAGCCCTGGAGAGGTAA
- a CDS encoding 4a-hydroxytetrahydrobiopterin dehydratase, whose translation MQPKVYSEAEIKERLARELPHWYYEDGWIRRKYRTHGWKGTLMVVNAVGHLAEAAWHHPDLTVSYAFVIVKLKTHAAHGVTDKDFALAKKIEEVVQWQPAKEGGPLEGTPPDDPRVWYLKYD comes from the coding sequence ATGCAACCCAAGGTCTATAGCGAAGCGGAGATCAAGGAACGCCTTGCTCGGGAATTGCCCCACTGGTACTACGAGGACGGCTGGATCCGCAGAAAGTACCGGACCCATGGCTGGAAGGGCACCCTGATGGTGGTCAACGCGGTGGGCCACCTGGCCGAGGCCGCCTGGCATCACCCGGATCTGACGGTCTCCTACGCGTTCGTCATCGTTAAGCTGAAGACCCATGCGGCGCACGGCGTCACCGACAAGGACTTCGCGCTCGCCAAAAAGATTGAGGAAGTCGTTCAATGGCAGCCTGCCAAGGAGGGCGGGCCGCTGGAGGGAACGCCTCCGGACGATCCGCGGGTCTGGTACCTCAAGTATGACTAA
- a CDS encoding S1 family peptidase: MQRLTAMVVGALLPLAATAGFDPRLLLKLAPSVVKVEAHNVDGSVSLGSGVMVKEGVVATNCHVTRKARSIQVGQTGARWTVHFQSSDVDHDVCLLYVPHATAPVAAFRRERPRVGQPVIAVGYVGGVAPQMSMGEIKALYDYEGGTVIQSTTPFTSGASGGGLFDEEGYLVGLVTFKHRGQQAYHFSLPVDWIFRNLDNAFKEVQPLGGGRAFWERPLERQPYFLQAAALEAGHKWAELKEVAEAWSWTEAENANSWLALGKALHHLNQGERAVKAYRRAICLDLESAEAWYYLGLAHLALGERTEAEYALKVLMGLSPHLAERLERSMSAH, encoded by the coding sequence ATGCAACGCCTGACTGCCATGGTCGTGGGAGCTCTTCTTCCCCTTGCGGCGACGGCCGGGTTTGATCCGCGTCTACTCTTGAAGCTGGCGCCCAGCGTGGTCAAAGTGGAGGCCCACAACGTGGACGGCAGCGTGTCCCTCGGCTCCGGGGTCATGGTGAAAGAGGGGGTGGTGGCCACCAACTGCCATGTGACCCGCAAGGCCCGGTCCATCCAGGTGGGCCAGACCGGCGCCCGCTGGACGGTGCATTTCCAGTCGAGCGATGTGGACCACGATGTCTGCCTCCTTTATGTTCCCCACGCGACGGCGCCGGTGGCAGCGTTCAGGAGAGAGCGGCCCAGGGTCGGGCAGCCTGTGATCGCTGTGGGATACGTCGGAGGGGTTGCGCCCCAGATGAGCATGGGCGAGATCAAGGCGCTCTACGACTACGAGGGCGGAACGGTCATTCAGAGCACGACGCCTTTCACCTCGGGAGCCAGCGGCGGTGGCCTGTTCGACGAGGAGGGATACCTCGTGGGCTTGGTGACGTTCAAGCATCGGGGACAGCAGGCCTATCACTTTTCCCTGCCCGTGGACTGGATCTTCCGCAACCTGGACAACGCCTTCAAGGAAGTGCAACCCTTGGGGGGCGGACGCGCCTTTTGGGAGCGGCCGCTGGAGCGTCAGCCTTATTTTCTCCAGGCGGCCGCTTTGGAGGCCGGGCACAAATGGGCGGAGCTCAAGGAGGTGGCGGAAGCCTGGTCGTGGACGGAAGCGGAAAATGCCAATTCCTGGCTCGCCCTGGGCAAAGCGCTGCACCACCTGAATCAGGGCGAACGGGCGGTCAAGGCCTATCGCCGTGCGATCTGCCTGGACTTGGAGAGCGCCGAGGCCTGGTATTACCTGGGCCTTGCGCATCTGGCGCTGGGCGAGCGGACCGAGGCGGAGTACGCCCTCAAGGTCCTGATGGGACTCAGCCCTCATCTGGCCGAGAGGCTGGAGCGTTCGATGTCGGCGCATTGA
- the fhcD gene encoding formylmethanofuran--tetrahydromethanopterin N-formyltransferase, whose product MNLNGVTIDDTFAEAFGMKATRVIITADSADWARRAALSATGFATSVIACGCEADIERELPPHETPDGRPGVSILLFSVSSKELAKQLERRIGQCVLTCPTTAAFAGISGGEPLPLGKNLRYFGDGFQHSKLIGGRRYWRVPVMDGEFLCEETTGMVKAVGGGNFLILASSRAAALQAAEAATAAVRQVANVIMPFPGGVVRSGSKVGSKYKALPASTNDAFCPTLRGLTRTALTPDIEAVLEIVVDGLTEADVRAAMRAGITAVCQLGAASGVKRVSAGNYGGKLGQFHFHLRQIMA is encoded by the coding sequence GTGAACCTCAACGGCGTCACCATCGACGACACCTTCGCGGAAGCCTTCGGAATGAAGGCGACCCGCGTGATCATCACCGCCGACAGCGCCGATTGGGCCCGCCGCGCCGCGCTCTCCGCCACCGGATTCGCCACTTCGGTGATCGCCTGCGGCTGCGAGGCGGACATCGAACGGGAACTGCCTCCCCACGAGACGCCAGACGGACGGCCCGGCGTCTCCATCCTGCTTTTTTCCGTCTCGAGCAAGGAGCTCGCCAAGCAGCTCGAGCGCCGTATCGGCCAATGCGTCCTCACCTGCCCGACCACGGCCGCTTTTGCCGGCATCTCGGGCGGGGAACCCCTCCCCCTGGGCAAGAACCTGCGCTATTTCGGCGACGGTTTCCAGCACTCCAAACTGATCGGCGGCCGGCGCTACTGGCGCGTTCCGGTCATGGACGGCGAGTTCCTGTGCGAAGAGACCACCGGCATGGTCAAGGCCGTGGGCGGAGGCAACTTCCTCATCCTGGCGAGCTCCCGGGCTGCGGCGTTGCAGGCCGCCGAAGCCGCAACCGCAGCCGTGCGCCAAGTGGCCAACGTCATCATGCCCTTCCCTGGCGGCGTGGTGCGCTCGGGCTCCAAGGTGGGCTCCAAGTACAAGGCGCTTCCTGCCTCCACCAACGACGCCTTCTGCCCCACCCTGCGGGGGCTGACGCGCACTGCGCTCACGCCCGACATCGAAGCGGTGCTGGAGATCGTGGTCGACGGGCTCACGGAGGCCGACGTGCGGGCGGCCATGCGCGCCGGCATCACCGCGGTATGCCAGCTCGGCGCGGCCTCAGGCGTCAAACGCGTCTCCGCCGGCAATTACGGAGGCAAGCTGGGCCAGTTCCATTTTCACTTGCGCCAAATCATGGCATGA
- a CDS encoding quinoprotein relay system zinc metallohydrolase 2 — protein MGKRVALALLAALAAAGAAAAPLPVQEVAPGVYVHAGVHEDASRANLGAIANLGFLVGSRCVAVVDTGGSPAVGAALREAVKAKTSLPICYVINTHVHPDHLLGNAAFAQDNPQFVGHARLPAALAARGRPYLAALARTLGAAASATELIPPGITVQDTLTLDLGERVLHLRAWPTAHTDNDLTVFDGKTGTLWLGDLLFVERVPAIDGSARGWLEVMRTLRTLPAKVVVPGHGPATVPWPAALQDQERYLTTLIRETRRALKNRETLQQAIASAGRSEKARWRLFDLYHARNVTAAYTELEWED, from the coding sequence ATGGGAAAGCGAGTTGCCCTTGCCCTGCTCGCCGCGCTGGCAGCCGCGGGCGCGGCCGCTGCGCCGCTGCCCGTGCAGGAAGTGGCGCCGGGCGTTTACGTCCACGCAGGCGTGCACGAGGACGCTTCCCGCGCCAACCTGGGCGCCATCGCGAACCTCGGCTTCCTTGTGGGAAGTCGTTGCGTCGCGGTGGTGGACACCGGCGGCAGCCCCGCCGTGGGGGCGGCGTTGCGCGAAGCGGTGAAAGCCAAGACGTCGTTGCCCATCTGCTACGTCATCAATACCCACGTCCATCCCGACCACCTTTTGGGCAACGCCGCTTTCGCTCAGGACAACCCCCAGTTCGTCGGCCACGCCAGACTTCCTGCCGCCCTCGCCGCCCGCGGCCGTCCCTACCTCGCCGCCCTCGCCCGGACGCTGGGCGCTGCCGCAAGCGCCACCGAGCTCATCCCGCCCGGCATCACCGTCCAAGACACGCTGACGCTGGACCTGGGCGAGCGGGTGTTGCACCTTCGCGCCTGGCCTACCGCCCATACCGACAATGATCTGACGGTGTTCGACGGGAAGACGGGCACCTTGTGGCTCGGCGACCTCCTCTTCGTGGAACGGGTCCCGGCGATCGACGGCAGCGCCCGCGGCTGGCTCGAGGTCATGCGAACGCTGCGCACCCTGCCGGCAAAAGTCGTCGTGCCCGGCCACGGACCCGCCACCGTGCCCTGGCCGGCGGCGCTGCAGGATCAGGAGCGCTACCTCACCACCTTGATTCGGGAGACCCGGCGTGCGCTCAAGAACCGGGAAACCCTCCAGCAGGCGATCGCCTCGGCGGGACGGTCAGAGAAGGCGCGATGGCGGCTTTTCGACTTGTATCACGCGCGCAACGTGACCGCCGCCTATACAGAACTGGAGTGGGAAGATTAA
- a CDS encoding substrate-binding domain-containing protein: MRDRVSRWCSAGLRLGLAALAALVAFCPPVHGQEGSAERKVLRVCADPNNLPFSHRNREGFENKIAELFARELGWGLDYTWFPQRMGFVRNTLRARDPVTGSYKCDLIIGVPVGFELAATTRPYYRSTYAMVYVQGKSLDSVKTPEDLLKLEPARLKALKLGVFAQTPPVDWLLRNGLIDQAVPYQRMTGDPEDYPGEIIERDLVEGKIDVAFVWGPIAGYFAKRVNSPSLVVVPFKRDPQIKFDYAIAMGVRFGEREWKAQVEQLIEKNLPGIRAILRDYNVPLVDEGGS, from the coding sequence ATGAGAGACCGGGTTTCACGCTGGTGTAGCGCCGGGCTGCGCCTGGGGCTCGCCGCCTTGGCCGCCCTGGTCGCCTTCTGCCCGCCTGTGCACGGACAGGAGGGCAGCGCCGAGCGTAAGGTGCTGCGCGTGTGCGCCGACCCCAACAATCTGCCTTTTTCTCATCGCAACCGCGAGGGCTTCGAGAACAAGATCGCCGAGCTGTTCGCTCGGGAGCTGGGCTGGGGGCTGGACTACACGTGGTTTCCGCAGCGGATGGGCTTCGTGCGCAACACGCTGCGGGCCCGGGACCCCGTCACCGGCAGTTACAAGTGCGATCTCATCATCGGGGTGCCGGTCGGCTTTGAGCTCGCGGCCACCACGAGGCCCTATTACCGCTCCACCTATGCGATGGTCTACGTTCAGGGAAAAAGCCTGGACAGCGTGAAGACGCCCGAGGACCTGCTCAAGCTGGAACCGGCCAGGCTCAAGGCGCTCAAGCTGGGGGTGTTCGCCCAGACCCCTCCCGTGGACTGGCTGCTGCGCAACGGCCTGATCGACCAGGCGGTGCCTTACCAGCGCATGACGGGCGACCCCGAGGACTACCCGGGCGAGATCATCGAGCGGGACTTGGTGGAGGGCAAGATCGACGTCGCGTTCGTGTGGGGACCCATCGCCGGCTACTTCGCCAAGCGCGTGAATTCGCCGTCGCTCGTGGTCGTGCCGTTCAAGCGGGATCCCCAGATCAAGTTCGACTACGCCATCGCCATGGGGGTGCGCTTTGGCGAGCGCGAGTGGAAAGCCCAGGTCGAACAGCTTATCGAAAAGAATTTGCCGGGAATTCGGGCGATCTTGAGGGACTATAACGTGCCTCTGGTCGACGAGGGCGGCAGCTGA
- a CDS encoding formylmethanofuran dehydrogenase subunit C: MSALTLTLKVALQQRVDLSPLVPERLAGKSPVEIAALELASGNRRLRVGDIFEIAGSDASELVIQGSCDRLDRIGQGMGCGRIVVDGDAGAYLGLDMRGGAIEVRGSVGAYAASRLEGGLIHIRGNAGDFLGAALAGEPRGMRGGTVIVEGSAGDRAGDRMRRGQVLIEGNAGCYCGSRMVAGTLAVLGQVGEGPGFGMRRGTLLFASPPPLLPTFNECGVFDLGFLALLVSSWRGLPGRFATLPPRTRVRRYVGDMAGGGKGEILVWV, translated from the coding sequence ATGAGCGCCCTGACCCTGACCCTTAAGGTCGCGCTGCAACAGCGCGTGGACCTCTCTCCTCTCGTTCCGGAACGCCTTGCCGGAAAATCGCCCGTGGAGATCGCGGCCCTGGAGCTCGCGAGCGGCAACCGCAGGCTGCGGGTGGGCGACATTTTCGAAATCGCGGGCAGCGATGCGTCAGAACTGGTGATCCAGGGAAGCTGCGACCGCCTCGACCGCATCGGCCAAGGCATGGGCTGCGGACGCATCGTCGTGGACGGGGACGCTGGCGCCTACCTGGGACTCGACATGCGCGGCGGCGCAATCGAGGTTCGGGGCAGCGTCGGTGCGTACGCGGCCAGCCGCCTGGAGGGAGGGCTCATCCACATCCGCGGCAACGCCGGCGACTTTCTCGGGGCCGCCCTGGCCGGGGAGCCCCGGGGCATGCGCGGGGGAACCGTGATCGTCGAAGGCAGCGCCGGAGACCGGGCGGGAGACCGCATGCGGCGCGGTCAGGTGCTGATCGAAGGCAACGCGGGTTGCTATTGCGGCTCGCGCATGGTCGCCGGCACCCTCGCCGTCCTGGGACAGGTGGGCGAGGGCCCCGGCTTCGGCATGCGGCGCGGCACGCTGCTTTTTGCCTCACCGCCGCCCCTTCTTCCCACCTTCAACGAATGCGGGGTCTTCGACCTCGGGTTCCTTGCGCTGCTCGTCAGTTCGTGGCGGGGGCTGCCGGGCCGTTTCGCCACCCTCCCGCCGAGGACGCGGGTGCGACGCTACGTCGGTGACATGGCAGGCGGCGGCAAAGGTGAGATCCTGGTCTGGGTGTAA